In Bacillota bacterium, a single window of DNA contains:
- a CDS encoding ABC transporter ATP-binding protein — LILDDTTSAVDMETEAIIQKNLRELDSCSTTLIIAQRVSSLRHADRIYVIDRGKIAESGTHDELMALKGYYYQTCLLQYGQAEEELTGYGTK, encoded by the coding sequence CTTATACTTGATGATACAACGTCGGCAGTTGATATGGAAACCGAGGCCATTATCCAAAAAAATTTAAGAGAACTCGACTCCTGCTCTACAACGCTGATAATTGCACAGCGTGTTTCTTCCCTAAGACATGCCGACCGCATATACGTTATCGACCGGGGAAAGATCGCAGAGTCAGGGACTCACGACGAACTTATGGCATTGAAAGGCTATTATTATCAGACCTGTCTCTTGCAGTACGGGCAGGCAGAAGAGGAGCTTACAGGATATGGCACGAAATAA